A genomic segment from Denitratisoma oestradiolicum encodes:
- the traN gene encoding conjugal transfer protein TraN has translation MIPPDATCHVKQPVDVWTCPEGSTGPDALHQCSTTTTDENGVETTTKTPATWSQGWNEYNTYADKVPTVVENWDNQCAEKEARSDLNRKPWPDCEETKPKWCTQAPETRYFDGVPVYRGCWQWRKEFGCLTNDSDYDCGPRAWGNCVSQGTACIQYAIDGKCAITEESYRCEKTPPSTTTHEVCEPSSFCQDDGAGCFSTDRQPDQDFGKAAAMMEASREAGVYGVNGGNIEIFKGYKEECSIKVFGGTVLKSCCGSSGGGSAFSNHALLGAGMTVVGEGAKEAVAMGSKYMYDALYSSVDGSLLGKGLGAMNSWATGLGDGMFNPTFSFYGFQFQFTFANGFQFVAFDPYTFALQIAIMVITEWLSCDQSEQIMSLKRGENLCVHIGTRCSKKLKIIGTCLEKKETHCCFNSLLAKLINRQGRAQLGLPMNQCGGFTEGQLQSLNFAAMDLSEFIQKIVPKEADLAGSINRAGQSVSDQVKNYYEQD, from the coding sequence ATGATCCCGCCGGATGCGACCTGCCACGTCAAGCAGCCGGTCGACGTGTGGACCTGCCCGGAGGGTTCCACCGGCCCGGACGCGCTCCACCAGTGCAGCACCACGACCACGGACGAGAACGGCGTAGAGACCACGACGAAGACGCCCGCTACATGGTCCCAGGGCTGGAACGAATACAACACTTATGCCGACAAGGTGCCCACAGTGGTCGAGAACTGGGACAACCAGTGCGCCGAAAAAGAAGCGCGTTCCGACCTCAATCGCAAGCCGTGGCCGGACTGCGAAGAGACCAAGCCGAAGTGGTGCACTCAGGCGCCCGAAACCCGCTATTTCGACGGCGTGCCGGTCTATCGCGGCTGCTGGCAGTGGCGCAAGGAGTTCGGCTGCCTGACCAATGACAGCGACTACGACTGCGGGCCACGCGCGTGGGGCAATTGCGTCTCCCAGGGCACCGCCTGCATTCAGTACGCCATTGATGGCAAGTGCGCGATCACCGAAGAGTCTTACCGCTGCGAAAAAACCCCGCCGAGCACAACGACGCACGAGGTTTGCGAGCCGTCTTCTTTCTGCCAGGACGATGGAGCCGGTTGCTTCTCCACGGATCGCCAGCCCGACCAGGATTTCGGCAAGGCGGCCGCCATGATGGAGGCGTCCCGCGAAGCCGGCGTCTACGGGGTCAACGGCGGCAACATCGAGATATTCAAAGGTTACAAGGAAGAGTGCTCGATCAAGGTCTTCGGGGGCACGGTGCTCAAGAGCTGCTGCGGCTCGTCTGGCGGCGGTTCGGCCTTCTCCAACCATGCCTTGCTTGGTGCTGGCATGACTGTGGTGGGAGAGGGTGCCAAGGAAGCTGTCGCCATGGGCTCGAAGTACATGTACGACGCCCTATACAGCTCCGTGGATGGCTCGCTCCTGGGCAAAGGGCTTGGCGCCATGAATAGCTGGGCTACGGGCCTGGGTGATGGGATGTTCAACCCCACCTTCTCTTTCTACGGCTTCCAGTTTCAATTCACGTTCGCCAACGGCTTCCAGTTCGTCGCGTTCGATCCTTATACCTTCGCTTTGCAGATCGCCATCATGGTTATCACGGAATGGCTGAGCTGCGACCAGAGCGAGCAAATCATGAGTCTGAAGCGCGGCGAAAACCTGTGCGTCCACATCGGAACCCGCTGCTCCAAGAAGCTGAAGATCATCGGTACGTGCCTGGAGAAGAAGGAAACCCACTGCTGCTTCAACTCCCTGCTGGCCAAGCTCATCAATCGCCAGGGCCGCGCCCAACTCGGTCTCCCCATGAACCAGTGCGGCGGATTCACCGAGGGACAGCTTCAGTCGCTCAACTTCGCGGCGATGGATCTTTCTGAGTTCATCCAGAAGATCGTGCCGAAGGAGGCCGACCTGGCTGGCAGCATCAACCGCGCGGGGCAAAGCGTCTCCGATCAAGTGAAGAACTACTACGAACAGGACTGA
- the traV gene encoding type IV conjugative transfer system lipoprotein TraV gives MRLTILAALGVVALSGCSSMSGYDAKTEFACKAPDGILCESMTGIYANAQQKNLPGQRVNRHGDGDAAPADLSRAKEGNGVLTKPIYSGTPIRSAPRVLRVWFAPWEDSDGDLHDQSYVYLPVDSGRWLVEHNRRRIQDTYRPVRAPVFQQGSGQPGAPSAANAPRANAQGAYGLPSTSENGMVSNGTMQQRPTPEAAAQFLNGLLKPNDVIPENPETE, from the coding sequence ATGAGACTGACCATTCTTGCGGCGCTGGGCGTGGTGGCCCTTTCCGGGTGCAGCAGCATGTCAGGCTATGACGCGAAGACCGAATTCGCGTGCAAGGCCCCCGACGGCATTCTGTGCGAATCCATGACCGGCATCTACGCCAATGCCCAGCAGAAGAACCTTCCTGGCCAACGGGTGAATCGACACGGTGACGGTGACGCTGCGCCCGCCGATCTTTCGCGCGCGAAAGAGGGTAACGGCGTGTTGACCAAGCCGATCTACAGCGGCACGCCGATCCGCAGCGCCCCGCGCGTGCTGCGCGTGTGGTTCGCGCCCTGGGAGGACTCGGACGGCGACCTGCACGACCAGAGCTATGTCTATCTGCCGGTCGATTCGGGCCGGTGGCTGGTCGAGCACAACCGCCGCCGCATCCAGGACACCTACCGGCCTGTGCGTGCGCCCGTCTTCCAGCAGGGCTCCGGCCAGCCTGGCGCGCCATCCGCTGCCAATGCCCCTCGCGCCAACGCTCAAGGCGCCTACGGCCTGCCCAGCACGTCGGAGAACGGCATGGTTTCCAACGGCACGATGCAGCAGCGACCAACGCCGGAAGCGGCGGCGCAGTTCCTGAACGGCCTGCTCAAGCCCAACGACGTCATTCCTGAAAACCCTGAAACCGAATAA
- a CDS encoding conjugal transfer protein TraG N-terminal domain-containing protein codes for MERALNANLSQTLRNSRLRQESSLRGPAMIDIEIQTYWNVETLYYVFNAVASIMAGAGFEGMMKMVFLFAIGIGMFAYAGNKQLEMAKWFIQALIFVSILNLPIARVGLTDKTGLEPPRVVDNVPFTLAVVAQATNLTFGFFTRTYETVFGVPDELGLQKGDVAFGHRILKSVNNATVRDPQLRSDLMQFIKECTLYDIKDGVVGAQEIVGGTDTWNTIFSNTSPARFATYDTLTPEPKTEPCTDVAIVLKDRVADAAAKAQIFYGKQAFSRASTDAIAESMFVSAIGTSYDWILNNSSNASAALRQSMFNNIWKEAGAELPALLNDPARVAEVNAMMASAQAARQAAGANASISILAQETLPHIRNWIEAIIYAMFPIVVVLMVVMTAQGAKQILGGYMMALAWIGMWPVLFAVINHLSMMHLRYKMRALELATGSGIPFQLSDVFDATLTDEQSLIGYMVLLVPFLAAGIIKMGQGGIMSLADRMTASFSSAVHGAGYQTSIGNVSMGQVGMDSAGINTTSMHKYDSNMALSGGGAMIGTRSGGTATIAPNGAVAMSQLHNRMLQQMGMDHRYEAGRNQEAHRTDITSSGDQLSTRHGDSSTGNSVVGADRTRGAYQQSGVSASTTDQGGYGGAHTGGQSVGKTFRDGSQFNMQAGAQDNLSMNLGLSRPGPAAAGGGGGGGGGAAPADPREEKRITDAIRNGGGNQAQVDQALKNYRSGRGAPADGGLLSRLSAGFGASSTKTYQAGHSRDRGVVDQHSLDESARTERTFQVSGQRTAQDGAGQQSQQTSRTGNDAVLSNIDERSQIRDVSDRQEYGTGDRANRSESNSFTHHRDLLADPSFMEAVAARNGMSATRFYSQETPTIMSMVQDYAAERAW; via the coding sequence ATGGAGCGCGCCCTGAACGCCAATCTGTCCCAAACACTGCGTAACTCTCGCCTTCGGCAAGAGTCTTCGCTAAGAGGCCCGGCGATGATCGACATCGAAATTCAAACCTACTGGAACGTCGAGACGCTGTACTACGTCTTCAATGCCGTCGCTTCGATCATGGCCGGTGCCGGCTTCGAGGGGATGATGAAAATGGTCTTCCTCTTCGCTATCGGCATCGGGATGTTTGCCTACGCAGGCAACAAACAGCTCGAAATGGCGAAGTGGTTTATCCAGGCGCTGATCTTTGTCAGCATCTTGAACCTTCCCATTGCTCGCGTGGGACTGACCGACAAGACGGGGTTGGAGCCGCCTCGTGTTGTGGATAACGTGCCTTTTACGCTTGCGGTAGTGGCGCAAGCCACCAACCTCACTTTTGGGTTCTTTACCCGCACCTACGAAACCGTCTTCGGCGTGCCGGATGAATTGGGCTTGCAGAAGGGGGATGTGGCGTTCGGCCATCGCATCCTGAAGAGCGTAAATAACGCCACGGTACGCGACCCACAACTGCGCTCCGATCTGATGCAATTCATCAAGGAATGCACGCTCTACGACATTAAGGATGGCGTGGTCGGTGCCCAGGAAATTGTGGGCGGCACCGACACCTGGAACACGATTTTCAGCAACACCAGCCCAGCGCGCTTCGCCACGTATGACACCTTGACGCCCGAGCCTAAGACCGAGCCTTGCACTGACGTGGCTATTGTTCTCAAGGACCGCGTTGCTGATGCAGCGGCCAAGGCGCAAATCTTCTACGGCAAGCAAGCGTTCTCTCGGGCTTCCACCGATGCCATCGCGGAAAGCATGTTCGTATCCGCAATCGGCACATCCTACGACTGGATTCTCAACAACTCATCCAACGCCTCCGCTGCGTTGCGCCAGTCGATGTTCAACAACATCTGGAAAGAGGCGGGCGCTGAACTGCCGGCCCTTCTGAACGATCCCGCGCGCGTGGCCGAAGTCAACGCCATGATGGCCTCCGCTCAGGCCGCACGCCAGGCCGCCGGCGCCAATGCGTCCATCAGTATCTTGGCCCAGGAAACCTTGCCTCATATTCGCAACTGGATCGAGGCGATCATCTACGCGATGTTTCCTATTGTGGTTGTTTTGATGGTGGTCATGACTGCCCAAGGAGCGAAACAGATCCTTGGCGGCTACATGATGGCTCTCGCCTGGATAGGAATGTGGCCTGTTCTCTTCGCGGTCATCAACCACCTGTCGATGATGCACCTGCGTTACAAGATGCGGGCACTTGAGTTGGCTACCGGCTCTGGTATTCCCTTTCAGCTCTCAGATGTTTTCGACGCCACATTGACCGATGAGCAATCACTTATCGGGTATATGGTCCTGCTCGTCCCATTCCTCGCTGCCGGCATCATCAAGATGGGGCAGGGTGGGATCATGTCCTTGGCGGATCGCATGACGGCTAGCTTTTCGTCCGCTGTCCATGGTGCTGGCTATCAGACCTCCATTGGCAACGTCAGCATGGGGCAGGTTGGTATGGACTCCGCCGGCATCAACACGACCTCGATGCACAAGTACGACAGCAATATGGCACTGTCCGGAGGTGGCGCCATGATCGGCACCAGGTCGGGCGGTACGGCCACCATCGCGCCGAATGGCGCTGTGGCCATGAGCCAGCTCCATAATCGCATGCTCCAGCAAATGGGCATGGACCACCGCTACGAGGCGGGCCGCAACCAGGAGGCTCATCGTACTGACATCACCTCTTCGGGCGACCAACTTTCCACCCGTCACGGCGACAGCTCTACGGGTAATAGCGTTGTGGGGGCTGACCGCACGCGAGGCGCGTATCAACAGTCCGGTGTCAGTGCTTCGACGACGGATCAGGGTGGCTACGGCGGCGCCCACACAGGCGGGCAGTCGGTCGGCAAGACTTTCCGCGATGGTTCCCAGTTCAACATGCAGGCGGGTGCACAAGACAACCTGTCCATGAATCTTGGTTTGTCTCGGCCTGGCCCAGCGGCTGCTGGAGGCGGGGGGGGTGGCGGTGGTGGTGCTGCGCCGGCTGATCCACGCGAAGAGAAGCGCATTACCGATGCCATCCGCAATGGTGGTGGCAATCAGGCCCAGGTGGATCAGGCGCTCAAAAACTATCGCTCCGGACGCGGTGCACCCGCCGATGGTGGTCTCCTTAGCCGTCTTAGTGCCGGGTTTGGCGCCAGTTCCACGAAAACCTACCAAGCTGGGCACTCGCGTGACCGTGGTGTGGTTGATCAGCACAGCCTTGATGAGAGCGCGCGCACTGAACGCACTTTCCAAGTTAGCGGTCAGCGCACCGCGCAGGACGGCGCTGGTCAACAGTCCCAGCAGACCAGCCGTACCGGTAACGATGCCGTGCTGTCCAACATCGACGAACGGTCGCAAATCCGCGACGTTTCGGATAGGCAGGAGTACGGGACCGGCGACCGTGCGAACCGCAGTGAATCCAATAGCTTCACGCATCACCGCGACTTGCTGGCCGATCCTTCTTTCATGGAAGCTGTTGCCGCCCGCAACGGCATGAGTGCAACCCGGTTCTACAGTCAAGAAACGCCGACCATCATGTCGATGGTTCAGGACTATGCGGCCGAAAGGGCATGGTGA
- a CDS encoding S26 family signal peptidase — protein sequence MMNAKRLYWGVCGGFFAAAALAWASTPYLDFTINMTSSLPGTLYVVHKGGAFKKGDLIAYRWHGGATYPAGTTFIKRVEGIPGDTVKREGAAFWVNDHYIGLAKPKSRAGVPLVPAGAGAIPAGEYFVATPSVDSLDSRYSLSGNIKAAAVIGRAYAIF from the coding sequence ATGATGAACGCCAAGCGCCTTTATTGGGGGGTGTGTGGTGGCTTCTTCGCAGCGGCTGCGCTCGCGTGGGCCTCGACCCCCTATCTCGACTTCACGATCAACATGACTTCCAGTCTGCCCGGCACCCTCTACGTGGTGCACAAGGGCGGCGCCTTCAAGAAGGGCGACCTGATCGCTTACCGCTGGCATGGCGGCGCCACGTACCCCGCCGGCACCACGTTCATTAAGCGCGTTGAGGGCATCCCAGGCGACACCGTGAAGCGCGAAGGCGCGGCGTTTTGGGTTAATGACCACTACATCGGGCTGGCCAAGCCGAAGTCGCGTGCCGGGGTGCCGCTAGTGCCCGCCGGAGCTGGTGCAATCCCGGCGGGGGAATACTTCGTGGCGACGCCCAGCGTCGATAGCCTTGATTCCCGCTACTCCCTGTCCGGCAACATCAAGGCGGCGGCCGTGATCGGGAGGGCCTATGCGATCTTCTAA
- a CDS encoding DsbC family protein produces the protein MIKRALSVALLAAFATAAIAQDAAPSQIVEKFKGMYPNTTFKEIRKSQIAGLYEVVMGENIAYTDESGRYFLFGHLFDMKEQVDITAARKVETKKVEFPSQHLANAIKTVKGDGSRAVAVFSDPDCPYCKKLEGELARLNNVTIYTFLYPLETLHPEAKTKSIAVWCAPDKAKAWSALMMAGVTPTLQACNNPINDNLVLGSKLGVVGTPTLIALDGRTLPGAAPADKIDQWLGGK, from the coding sequence ATGATTAAACGCGCTTTGTCCGTGGCCCTGCTGGCCGCATTCGCCACGGCCGCCATCGCCCAGGACGCGGCCCCTTCTCAGATCGTCGAGAAGTTCAAGGGCATGTACCCCAACACGACTTTCAAAGAAATCCGCAAGTCACAAATCGCGGGCCTCTACGAAGTCGTGATGGGCGAGAACATCGCCTACACCGACGAGTCCGGGCGCTATTTCCTCTTCGGCCACCTGTTCGACATGAAGGAACAGGTCGACATCACGGCGGCCCGTAAGGTCGAGACCAAGAAGGTCGAATTCCCGAGCCAGCACCTGGCCAACGCCATCAAGACCGTCAAGGGCGACGGTAGCCGCGCCGTGGCCGTCTTTTCCGATCCTGACTGCCCCTACTGCAAGAAGCTGGAGGGCGAGCTGGCACGCCTCAACAACGTGACCATCTATACGTTCCTCTACCCGCTCGAAACGCTGCATCCCGAGGCGAAAACCAAATCCATCGCCGTCTGGTGCGCACCCGACAAGGCCAAGGCGTGGTCCGCCCTGATGATGGCGGGTGTGACGCCGACCCTTCAGGCGTGCAACAACCCCATCAACGACAACCTGGTGCTGGGTTCCAAGCTGGGCGTGGTCGGCACGCCGACCTTGATTGCCCTCGATGGCCGCACGCTGCCTGGTGCGGCGCCGGCCGACAAGATCGACCAATGGCTGGGGGGTAAGTAA
- a CDS encoding TraB/VirB10 family protein, giving the protein MLNGIDAPTGGQAQGNPLPVAFHVLDPANLPSKYKLDIKDCRVIGAAWGDLSSERSMIRLETLSCVLGNGETVEMAIKGQAIGEDGKAGLRGRLVTKQGQLLANALFAGALSGIGRAFQQSATTTNTSGLGTTQTIDPDKVGQAAIGGGVGQAGTMLAQYYLKAADKLFPVIETDGGRTIELLVTKGAVTRQGRCPRRLSRSFETHRIEFQEV; this is encoded by the coding sequence ATGCTCAACGGCATCGACGCGCCCACGGGCGGCCAAGCGCAGGGCAACCCGCTGCCCGTGGCCTTCCATGTCCTGGACCCCGCCAACCTGCCGAGCAAGTACAAGCTGGACATCAAGGATTGCCGCGTCATCGGCGCCGCGTGGGGCGATCTGTCGTCCGAGCGGTCGATGATCCGCCTTGAAACACTGTCTTGCGTGCTGGGCAACGGCGAAACCGTGGAAATGGCCATCAAGGGCCAAGCCATCGGCGAAGACGGCAAGGCCGGCTTGCGCGGGCGGCTTGTCACCAAACAAGGCCAGCTTCTGGCCAACGCCTTGTTTGCCGGCGCCCTGTCCGGCATCGGCCGCGCCTTCCAGCAGTCCGCCACGACCACCAACACCAGCGGCCTTGGCACTACGCAGACCATCGACCCCGACAAGGTGGGGCAGGCCGCCATCGGCGGCGGTGTCGGGCAGGCCGGCACGATGCTCGCGCAGTACTACCTGAAGGCCGCCGACAAGCTCTTTCCCGTCATCGAGACCGATGGGGGACGAACCATCGAGCTGCTTGTGACCAAGGGCGCCGTCACCCGGCAAGGCCGATGTCCGCGAAGACTATCGCGGTCTTTTGAAACGCACCGGATCGAATTCCAGGAGGTATGA
- the trbC gene encoding type-F conjugative transfer system pilin assembly protein TrbC, with translation MKSSLLFALLLAAFATPSGAQKPDSGSLAQERARIEAERKEMFAPDNPALKPKKNGMPSAERLTREQARIEAERKTIFADPSLSGAPNVFPNIPTPAPGQVDIEALAKRYESKAIARKSDDLMIFASFSMPAESLKRLVASAHRVGGAVVLRGFKNNSYKDTAKAIHDLGEQGGNVLVNPNAFDKYKVSAVPTVVLTKPDAIDQLDADGCAQPNTYAAVSGDVTLDYALDELTRRAPSSSPWPAAISVN, from the coding sequence ATGAAATCCTCACTCCTGTTTGCCCTCCTGCTGGCCGCCTTCGCTACGCCCAGCGGCGCGCAGAAGCCCGATTCCGGTTCCCTCGCGCAAGAGCGGGCGCGCATTGAAGCCGAGCGCAAGGAAATGTTCGCGCCCGACAACCCCGCACTCAAGCCCAAGAAGAACGGCATGCCCAGCGCCGAGCGTCTGACGCGCGAACAGGCGCGCATCGAGGCCGAGCGCAAGACCATATTTGCCGACCCGTCCCTTAGCGGCGCGCCGAACGTCTTTCCGAATATCCCGACCCCGGCGCCGGGACAGGTGGACATCGAGGCCCTGGCCAAGCGCTACGAGTCCAAGGCCATCGCGCGCAAGTCGGACGACCTCATGATCTTCGCGTCCTTCTCGATGCCCGCCGAGTCGTTGAAGCGCCTGGTGGCCAGCGCTCACCGGGTCGGCGGCGCCGTTGTCCTGCGCGGGTTCAAGAACAACTCGTACAAGGACACCGCCAAGGCGATCCATGACCTGGGCGAGCAGGGCGGCAATGTCCTGGTCAATCCCAACGCCTTCGACAAGTACAAGGTTTCGGCCGTGCCCACCGTGGTGCTGACCAAGCCCGACGCCATCGACCAGCTTGATGCGGATGGCTGCGCCCAGCCGAACACCTACGCCGCCGTCTCCGGCGACGTGACGCTCGATTACGCCCTGGACGAACTGACGCGCCGCGCGCCGAGTTCGAGCCCTTGGCCAGCCGCTATCTCCGTCAATTGA
- a CDS encoding conjugal transfer protein TraF, protein MVRQSLIALSLMFGAAAHAQSALDYPSIWTCDSNKFNWYCDQEEAAAAPAPMPAPARSQEPAKPAAPRRIEIQDIKTAEQMRVELKRREDIAVMSPTEKNLRDYLELWQVVQDKGSVFADNWRRVVWQNPDLDYTLKRPANNAAIKLFDERRDQDQDRHLQQLAKEHGLIFFFRSDCPYCHAMAPTIRMLAEKYGIEVLPVSVDGAGLPDFPQFRDGRASAAAWGVERVPALFIGSKTTGDHAPIGFGMMALSEIVNRIFVLTGTKPGDQF, encoded by the coding sequence ATGGTTCGGCAATCGCTTATCGCCCTTTCGTTGATGTTCGGCGCTGCGGCACATGCCCAGAGTGCCCTTGATTACCCGTCGATCTGGACATGCGACAGCAACAAGTTCAACTGGTATTGCGACCAGGAGGAAGCGGCGGCGGCCCCGGCGCCGATGCCGGCGCCTGCGCGTTCGCAAGAGCCGGCAAAGCCGGCCGCTCCCCGTCGAATCGAAATCCAGGACATCAAGACGGCAGAACAAATGCGCGTGGAGCTGAAGCGCCGCGAAGACATCGCCGTGATGAGTCCCACCGAGAAGAACCTGCGCGACTACCTGGAGCTATGGCAGGTCGTACAGGACAAAGGATCTGTCTTCGCGGACAACTGGCGCCGGGTGGTGTGGCAGAACCCTGACCTTGACTACACCCTGAAGCGGCCCGCCAACAACGCTGCGATCAAGCTCTTCGACGAGCGACGGGACCAGGACCAGGACCGCCACCTACAGCAATTGGCCAAGGAACACGGGCTGATTTTCTTCTTCCGCTCGGATTGTCCCTACTGCCACGCGATGGCGCCGACCATCCGCATGCTGGCCGAGAAGTACGGTATCGAGGTGCTGCCCGTTTCAGTCGACGGTGCGGGCCTTCCGGATTTTCCGCAATTCCGCGATGGACGCGCTAGTGCCGCCGCCTGGGGCGTAGAGCGCGTTCCGGCGCTGTTTATTGGTTCCAAGACAACCGGCGACCATGCGCCTATCGGCTTCGGGATGATGGCGCTTTCCGAAATCGTGAACCGCATTTTCGTCTTGACCGGCACGAAGCCGGGCGATCAATTCTAA
- the traW gene encoding type-F conjugative transfer system protein TraW — protein MRSSKLVIAAAVALILPAAQAAHFGTLGQTYPIAEESALTMIMKKLQEKERTGELKKLQQEAVRRSMNSVKNMPPVDGIATVTERAQRLIDPTVYYPKAVTTDEGQVVVPAGARINPLEITGLSKTLVFFDGRDPAQREAVRLLVQKQQKRIKPILVAGSWLDMTRTWKTQVFYDQHGTLSKRFGIRAVPSLIRQEGKALLLEEIPAKELK, from the coding sequence ATGCGATCTTCTAAGCTGGTCATCGCGGCCGCTGTCGCCCTGATCCTTCCGGCGGCCCAAGCTGCGCACTTCGGCACCCTCGGGCAGACCTACCCGATTGCCGAAGAAAGTGCGCTCACGATGATTATGAAGAAGCTCCAGGAAAAGGAGCGAACCGGCGAGCTGAAGAAGCTCCAGCAAGAAGCCGTGCGCCGGTCCATGAACAGCGTGAAGAACATGCCGCCCGTCGACGGGATCGCCACCGTCACCGAGCGCGCGCAGCGTCTCATTGATCCGACCGTCTACTACCCCAAGGCCGTCACCACCGACGAGGGGCAGGTTGTGGTGCCAGCGGGCGCGCGCATCAATCCCCTCGAAATCACGGGCCTGTCCAAGACCCTCGTGTTCTTCGACGGCCGCGATCCCGCCCAGCGCGAGGCCGTGCGCCTGCTGGTGCAGAAGCAACAGAAGCGCATCAAGCCCATCCTCGTCGCCGGCTCCTGGCTGGACATGACCCGCACCTGGAAAACCCAGGTGTTCTATGACCAGCACGGCACCTTGAGCAAGCGCTTCGGCATCCGGGCCGTCCCGTCCCTGATCCGCCAAGAGGGCAAGGCTCTGCTACTCGAAGAAATCCCCGCGAAGGAGTTGAAATGA